CCATGGCTCGGCCGGAAATTGCCGGCCATCATCTTGACCAGCGTCGACTTGCCGGCGCCGTTGTCGCCCATGAGGCCGACCACCTCGCCGCGCTCGAGCGAGAGCGACACGTCGCTCACCGCCTGAATGGCGCCGAAATGCTTGGAAATGTTGACGAGTTCGAGAACTGCCACAGCCGTCTAGCCTCCCGAAGCAGCGGGCCGCCTCCCCCGCTTTCGCGCTCTCCCGGCAAGGCGACCGGTCCCATTTACGCAAATGCGCGGGAAAGCGTCAATCAATAGTCCTACAAATCGCTCCGCACATACGCTGAAACTCATATTGTCATACAAATAGTCGTTGACGTGCCGTTCGCGCGGATATTAGCTAGTGCTGGGAGGAGAGCATGCTGATCCTTGTCCCCGGGGCACGGGCAGGGTCAGGCGGCACTTCATCGCGGCGCTGCTTGACAATCCGCGCGCGACCGGCCGCTCTTCAACGCCTCGATGGATCGACGGCTGCGCGACGCCGCCGCCTACCGAAATTCTCATATTTCAAGGCGCGGGCACGCGCGTGTCCGCTTGTTTCAAGGGAGGATGGAATGAGGAAGGCACTATTGCTTGCCGTTGCCGCTCTGGCACTCAGCGCCGGAACGGCCATGGCCCAGAAGAAACAGCTCGTCATCGTGGTGAAGGGGCTGGACAATCCCTTCTTCGAAGCGATCAACCAGGGTTGCCAGAAGTGGAACAAGGAAAATCCGGACTCGGAATACGAGTGCTTCTACACGGGTCCGGCCTCGACCTCGGATGAGGCCGGCGAGGCGCAGATCGTCCAGGACATGCTTGGCAAGGCGGAAACCGCAGCCATCGCCATCTCGCCATCCAATGCGAAGCTCATCGCGCAGACGTTGAAGACCGCCAATCCATCGGTCCCGGTCATGACCGTGGATGCGGATCTCGCCGCCGAAGACTCTGCCCTGCGCAAGACCTATCTCGGAACGGACAACTATCTGATGGGCTACCGCATCGGCGAATACATCAAGAAGGCCAAGCCCAATGGGGGCAAGATCTGCACCATCGAGGGCAATCCCGGCGCCGACAACATTCTGCGCCGCGCCCAGGGTATGCGGGACGCCCTGACCGGCCAGAAGGGCCTGGCGGAACTCAAGGGCGAAGGCAACTGGACGGAAGTGGCAGGCTGCCCGGTCTTCACCAATGACGACGGCGCCAAGGGCGTGCAGGCGATGACCGACATCCTTGCCGCCAATCCCGACCTCGATGCTTTCGGGATCATGGGCGGATGGCCGCTGTTCGGCGCGCCACAGCCCTATCGCGATCTGTTCAAGCCGATGGCCGACAAGATCGCCAAGAACGAATTCGTCATCGGCGCCGCCGATACGATCGGCGAGGAAGTCGCGATCGCCAGGGAAGGATTGGTCACCGCTCTCGTCGGGCAGCGGCCGTTCGAAATGGGCTATAAGGCCCCGCAGGTCATGCTGGACCTGATCGCCGGCAAACCGGTCGAAGATCCGGTCTTTACCGGCCTCGACGAGTGCACCAAGGAGACCGCGGATACCTGCATCCAGAAATAACCGGTCGAAGGCCGGCATCCTGCCGCGCACGGCGCCGCAGGCTGCCGGCCTTCGAACTCCTTGGTTCAGATCTGCCAGTCCGCGTCGAGCGAATAGGCCTTGATGTAGTCGATCTTCATTTCGGACCCGTCGGCGAGACCGTCGCGCGGCGTGCCGGCGATGCCGCCCACCGCCAGGTTGACGAGCATGTACATTGGGTCGTGCATGTCGGAAGGCGTGTCGGCGCGCGCGATCGCCGCATCGTCGAAATACCAGACGATCTCCTCTTCCGTCCAAAGCACTCCGTATGTGTGAAAGCCGCTCGCATCGGCGACCTTCACCGCATTTTCAATGCTCGTTCTCGAGCCCGTTTCATTGGAATGCACCGTCGCTATGACCGTATTCGAGTCCTGTCCGCGCATTTCCACGACGTCGAGTTCCGGCGGCCAGGAACCATCCGCGGGCAGCAGCCAGAAGGCCGGCCAGACGCCCTGGTCGTCCGGCATGTCCGCGCGCATTTCGAAATAGCCGTAGGTCTGGGCAAAGGACGAGTAGGTCGTCAGCATTCCGGACGTGTAATCATAGCCGTTGATCTCGGCCTGGATCGCCTCCGACGCCGGCGCGGCCGTGATCGTCAGCACGCCGTTGTTGACGGAGAAGGGGTTGACGGAAGCGGTCGGCTCGTAGCTCGGATTGATATACCATTGCTGCTCGCCGTTACTCGAAAGCGTCGCTCCCTTTTCCGGCGCCCACCAGAATTTGGCATCCCAGACCCCGCTTGTACCGTTTCGGAGCTGAAGCGTATTGAACTCGTCCGAGAAAGTCTGAGACAGGACGGAACGGTCGAGGCTTAGCCTGAACTGGTGCGCCTGCAATTCGTCGGCGGTGGTGTTCGCGAATACCAGACTCTCGCCATCGGCGAGATGGAGCCGGAGATCGGCGCCTTCCTGAGCCACATTGGACAGAATCTGCTCGAACGACGTGAAGCCGTAGCCGTCGAGGCGTACGATGTCGTCATAGTTGAAATCGGTGATCAGGTCGCTTCCATTGCCTCGCGCAAATACGAAGGTGTCGGCACCGCCCGCGCCGATCAGGACATCGTTGCCGCCGCGGCCGTCGATCGTCTGCGTTCCCGACCCACCCTTTATGATGTTGTCCGTCTCGTTGCCGAATGCGAACCGGCCGCTTCCGGTAACCGTGAGGTTCTCGAAGTTCGCCGGCAGTGTGTAGCTCATCCACGTGCTTATCGTGTCCACTCCCTCGCCGGCCGCCTCGTACGCCCGGTTGATCGACGAATAGAGGTAATAGATGTCGTCGCCCCTACCGCCGATCATGGTGACGTTCACGGAGCTGTCGCCCCACATGGAATCGTTGCCGGCAGTGCCATGGAGTGTGGGGCCTGAGCCGGTGGCGGAGAACCACGCAGTTGAACTGCCGCTGTAGTAAAGCGGCGTTCCCACGGCGTTCAATACGGTTTTGCTCATCGAAATGTCTCCAGTTTGATGGTCGGTTTCCTCCGCTCACCCCGGCCGCTGATCGCGGTCCTCAGGCCTAATCTAGACGGGGCTCAAGTTTTAATAACCCCCAAGAGTTTGGGGGACGGACGGGGAACAAAGCAGCGGTCACCGCGTTTTTTGAAGTTGGCGGCGGCTGCGGAGGGAACATGCACGGCGCAGAAATTCTACCCAAAACAACGATTGACGATGTCACGACTTCAGACACGCCCGATTACCGCGCCGTGCTCGACGCCCTTGCGGTGCCCGTTTATGCGACCGACGCCGAGGGCATCGTCACCTACTGCAACGCCGCGGCTGCGGCCGTTGCTGGGCGTGAGCCGGAGCTCGGCAAGGATCGCTGGTGCGTCAGTTGGCAACTGAGGCGGCCGGATGGCTCACCCCTCCCGCACGACGAGTCCCCAATGGCGCGCACATTGAAAGAAGGACAGCCGGTCAGGGGCGAAGAAGTGGTGGCGGTCCGGCCGGACGGCGCCTCGGTCCCGCTTCTGCCGCATCCGACGCCGATCTTCGACGACACGGGCGCATTGACCGGAGCCGTCAATGTCCTCATGGACCTCAGTGGCGCGAAGGATATGGAGCGCAGTTCCCGCTATCTCGCCGCGATCGTCGAATCTTCCGACGATGCCATCGTCGCGAAGAACCTGGACGGGATCATCACCAGCTGGAACCGCGGCGCGCAGCGGCTTTTTGGCTATGCGGCCGAAGAAGTTATCGGCGAGTCGATCACCATTCTCATACCGCCAGAACGCCTGAGCGAGGAGCCCGGCATCCTCGAACGCATTCGCAGAGGCGAACTGGTCGACCACTTCGAGACCAAGCGCCGGCGCAAGGACGGGACTCTGGTGGACATTTCGCTTACCGTTTCCCCCGTCAGGGATGCCACCGGCCGCATCATCGGCGCTTCCAAGATCGCCCGCGACATCACCGAGACGAAAAGCGCAGCA
The sequence above is drawn from the Sinorhizobium meliloti genome and encodes:
- a CDS encoding sugar-binding protein encodes the protein MRKALLLAVAALALSAGTAMAQKKQLVIVVKGLDNPFFEAINQGCQKWNKENPDSEYECFYTGPASTSDEAGEAQIVQDMLGKAETAAIAISPSNAKLIAQTLKTANPSVPVMTVDADLAAEDSALRKTYLGTDNYLMGYRIGEYIKKAKPNGGKICTIEGNPGADNILRRAQGMRDALTGQKGLAELKGEGNWTEVAGCPVFTNDDGAKGVQAMTDILAANPDLDAFGIMGGWPLFGAPQPYRDLFKPMADKIAKNEFVIGAADTIGEEVAIAREGLVTALVGQRPFEMGYKAPQVMLDLIAGKPVEDPVFTGLDECTKETADTCIQK
- the exsH gene encoding endo-1,3-1,4-beta-glycanase ExsH translates to MSKTVLNAVGTPLYYSGSSTAWFSATGSGPTLHGTAGNDSMWGDSSVNVTMIGGRGDDIYYLYSSINRAYEAAGEGVDTISTWMSYTLPANFENLTVTGSGRFAFGNETDNIIKGGSGTQTIDGRGGNDVLIGAGGADTFVFARGNGSDLITDFNYDDIVRLDGYGFTSFEQILSNVAQEGADLRLHLADGESLVFANTTADELQAHQFRLSLDRSVLSQTFSDEFNTLQLRNGTSGVWDAKFWWAPEKGATLSSNGEQQWYINPSYEPTASVNPFSVNNGVLTITAAPASEAIQAEINGYDYTSGMLTTYSSFAQTYGYFEMRADMPDDQGVWPAFWLLPADGSWPPELDVVEMRGQDSNTVIATVHSNETGSRTSIENAVKVADASGFHTYGVLWTEEEIVWYFDDAAIARADTPSDMHDPMYMLVNLAVGGIAGTPRDGLADGSEMKIDYIKAYSLDADWQI